GCTCCCCAAGGCCACTTCTTCGTTGTAAGCCGGGAGTAAAACGGCGATTTTAGTCATGATTTAGTTCCTTAAATTGTTAAATTATTTTTCATTAAATTAGAATAAATACTTTTAAATTTACATTATTCTTCAAATTAGAATAAAATTATGTTCCTAATATTACATATTAATGTGTTATATATTTACTTGAAACAAGTACATTAAGATTTGTAAAAAAAAATTTTAAAAATTATATTATCTGAATTTATGCTATTGAGTTAGATTAGTTAATAATATTTAAAAAATAATAATTTTAAGGGGAATGGTTTTTACTTTTAGTCAAATTTTAAGACCTTACTCTCTATTTCAATTTTAATAGATTATTATAATAATTAGGTATATCTTTGCCCATATTATCCATATTATAGATATTATCTTCTTCCCCACGGCCATTATAATTTGCTTTAAAAACTGTTCCATATATTTTTTTAGAGATAATATTTTTAATGAATATTGCTCCTCCTATTCCTTCAGCGTAATTATTAGTTAAGCTACTGTTTACTATGATTAAATTTGCATCAGTTGAATATAAAGCGCCACCTGCTTCTGCTCGATTATAATCAAACTGACTATTGGTAATGTTAAATGCTTGCTTAGCACCTTCAATGTATATGGCACCACCACGTTGCAGGATGACGTTGTCGATACTGTCCTGTCCATTCCATAAAAACCGGGTTTTGTCCATAATTACAAGAGCATCAATGGTGTAAATTGCACCCCCAGCACCAGCAGCATAGTTTCCTCCAAAATAACAATTTTTAATGGTTAAATTATTATATAAATGATAAATAGCTCCGCCTTTTCCATAATAATCTTTCCATGTCATTTGATTACGTGTGAAATTTGTGTTTTCAAAGTATTCATCCCCATAGTAACTTACAATAGCCCCACCATTAATTTGCCCATAGTTTCCATTGAAAATAGAGTTATTAACTTTTAATTCACCATAATGATTATAAATAGCTCCAGCTTCCACCATATATAATACAGGACGTCTATAACTATTTGAAGCTCTATTATCTAAAAAAGTAGAATAATCTATATTCACTTTTCCACCATCATTATCAATGGCACCACCAGACCAGTAAGCTTTAGATGATTTAAAAGTAGTTCCATTGATATGCAGAGTACCATGATTATTTTTAATGGCGCCACCTTTATCGGCATCATTTTCACTAAAAATACATCGTTTTAAATCGATAGTACAATAATTATTATATATTACACCACCACTCATAATAGTCTGAGAATTCACCGAATATTTTATTTTACTACCTTTAAAAACGCAGTCAGATATCTCTAATTTATAATTTCCATCAGCATAAATTGCTCCACCTGCATTCCATCCCACATAACTTTCTAATAATAAATTATTTTCAAAATTACAATTTTCAATTTTGGTATTTCCATAGTTATAAATTGCAGCGCCGTAATAGGCTTTGTTGTGTTGAAAATGAGAGTTCTTTATAATAAGAGACTTTGCACCATTATTGTAAATTGCTCCTCCACTGGGATAAATAGAATTTATAGACATACGAGGATTTTCAATAATTGGATCAAAATCTAAACCAGCTATGTCATTATTAAAATTACAGTTATCTATTATAACTTCTGCACCATTATTAATGTAAATGCCAGCGCCTCCATCACGAGGACTAAGCACATTTGCATTTATTATCTTTACTCCTGTAATGTTAACATTTTTATCTCCTGCAATTTCAATGGCTCTACCATTTCCTTCAGCGTCAATTGCTGAACCTTGACTAATAATCTGTACATTTTTATCTATATAAATCCCATTTTCTTTAAAATCACAGTTTGCACTTAAAATAATGGTTCCATTTTCAGGGGAAGATCTTAAAGCGGATTTAATTGTTTTTTTAGGGTTTGTTGGATCAATACCATCATTACTGTCATTACCATTTATAGAATCCACATATAATTTCATTTTATTGAGGTCATCAGTCTGGTTTTTAGTAGTATTATTAAAGGTCGAATTTTTACTAGTATCATTTATAGTTTTATTTGTTGAATTTGTTTTATTAATTTCCATACGCCACTTTGAACCATCAATTTTCTCTAATCCGTTAACTACAGGAGTAACAACTGAAAAAACAAAAATAAACATGATTATTAATGAAAATAGTTTTGATTTCATTTAACTCTCTCTCGTTCTTTTTATATTATAAATTAAAATTTAAAAGTTTAAATATATAAAATTTATGAAAAAATTTCATAAAAGAACTAATTAACATTTAAATCGAAAATAGAGCAGCACCCACCACACATACCTCACATAAATCTCATCAGTATATATGGAAAACTATTAAAAGAGAACTATCGCCACAATTCATAAAAACAAAAGAAAAACTACAAGAACTAATAGAAAAATCTTCAAAAGTCAATTAGAAAAAAATAAAAATTTACCTAAAATCACCTACCCCAACAAATAACTCCCATAAACTCGTAAAATTAAAATATGTAAAAATGGAAAGATAATTTAATTACTCATTCTTCTTGTAGAGAAGCACATTATCTATTTTCCATATTACCGTGTATCCCTTAAGTTCCATTGGGCTTTTGCCTGCACTGTAAATATAGTAATCTGCGTTAAGATCATTTAATGTTTTTTCAAATGTCCCGGGTTGGACGTTTCCGGGTATGCGAGTATTTACGTATTTTTTCAAGTACCAGCTGAAGGCCGGCCCCCGGTCAGATACCATGGTCTGATTTAAATAATCAGGCACATTTATTTTAATCCACCCTGCCATGGCTTCTTCTGATATTTGCAGGTCATCTTTTTGGGGCATCTCACTTACATAGAACGCCGTGGATGATAAGAGGGCTAGGATTAAAAATAGGGATAATGCCAAAGATGTTGCATTCCATCGGCTGAATTTGTACTTTATTAAACTGGATATCTGGTTAATGCCCAGAGCCACCCCATAGGCTAATGGAGGGATCATGGTAATGAAATACCGGTCTACTTTTACCGGGTGAAAGCTATGCATCAGTAAGAACGCGCCAAACCATGTGAAAAATAATAGGTCCATGTCCAGGTGTTTTAGATTCAGATCTTTAAGTAGATAGTAAATAGATAGCGATAACATTAGCAGAATGATTTCACTATATAAAAATGACATGTGGGCATAGGTGGTTATCAGGATTATCCCCAATGCAGCAGTGAGGATTATTTTAAGGTAAACCTGTTTTTTTGAAGTTTTAAAGCTCTCGCTTTCAAAGAGGTTTTTTAAGATTTTTATGAGATATATTACAATCCCTATAATTATAACCCCCATAATGGCATAGGCCAGTATTGTGGCCTCACTAAAAGAGGGCCATAGAGTTTGGAAATAGGTACTTGGTGCTGGACTGGATATGTAGTTAGCGATGTACTTCAGATAATAACTTATGTCCAGATTATAACCCGGATTGTTGGTTCCTGCTGCCCCTGCTGCTGTTCCTACAAACAAATCTGAGAAGGGGAATGGTTTCCCTGTATTGCGATAGAAATACCACATGAAGGGGAGGTATA
The nucleotide sequence above comes from Methanobacterium alcaliphilum. Encoded proteins:
- a CDS encoding right-handed parallel beta-helix repeat-containing protein, translating into MKSKLFSLIIMFIFVFSVVTPVVNGLEKIDGSKWRMEINKTNSTNKTINDTSKNSTFNNTTKNQTDDLNKMKLYVDSINGNDSNDGIDPTNPKKTIKSALRSSPENGTIILSANCDFKENGIYIDKNVQIISQGSAIDAEGNGRAIEIAGDKNVNITGVKIINANVLSPRDGGAGIYINNGAEVIIDNCNFNNDIAGLDFDPIIENPRMSINSIYPSGGAIYNNGAKSLIIKNSHFQHNKAYYGAAIYNYGNTKIENCNFENNLLLESYVGWNAGGAIYADGNYKLEISDCVFKGSKIKYSVNSQTIMSGGVIYNNYCTIDLKRCIFSENDADKGGAIKNNHGTLHINGTTFKSSKAYWSGGAIDNDGGKVNIDYSTFLDNRASNSYRRPVLYMVEAGAIYNHYGELKVNNSIFNGNYGQINGGAIVSYYGDEYFENTNFTRNQMTWKDYYGKGGAIYHLYNNLTIKNCYFGGNYAAGAGGAIYTIDALVIMDKTRFLWNGQDSIDNVILQRGGAIYIEGAKQAFNITNSQFDYNRAEAGGALYSTDANLIIVNSSLTNNYAEGIGGAIFIKNIISKKIYGTVFKANYNGRGEEDNIYNMDNMGKDIPNYYNNLLKLK
- a CDS encoding glycosyltransferase family 39 protein, which codes for MDGIRDFVSENKFSAGIFTLLTLIMIILAYALVTVQSNIGVAYWDIFLYLNNALKMAGMGVGDTLYLPPILPFITSLFFKAGWVSETTLFAVSGVFYIAGALGLYLLLKIRFNEWESMAGALSFATFTIVIAWAASGALDVPSISLSIWALYLTILSVKKDSRFFYLAFPVAMLAFLTRYTSGLIIIPMLLVIYLNHPKKDQVKKALQGIIAGIIIYLPFMWYFYRNTGKPFPFSDLFVGTAAGAAGTNNPGYNLDISYYLKYIANYISSPAPSTYFQTLWPSFSEATILAYAIMGVIIIGIVIYLIKILKNLFESESFKTSKKQVYLKIILTAALGIILITTYAHMSFLYSEIILLMLSLSIYYLLKDLNLKHLDMDLLFFTWFGAFLLMHSFHPVKVDRYFITMIPPLAYGVALGINQISSLIKYKFSRWNATSLALSLFLILALLSSTAFYVSEMPQKDDLQISEEAMAGWIKINVPDYLNQTMVSDRGPAFSWYLKKYVNTRIPGNVQPGTFEKTLNDLNADYYIYSAGKSPMELKGYTVIWKIDNVLLYKKNE